One part of the Nostoc sp. PCC 7120 = FACHB-418 genome encodes these proteins:
- the recQ gene encoding DNA helicase RecQ: MLQYPNLEQALKYHFGYDNFRPGQRQIIEDALQNRDLMVVMPTGGGKSLCFQLPALMKQGLTVVVSPLIALMQDQVEALRNNNISATFLNSSLNAYQVRSREEAILNGKVRLLYVAPERLLSERFLPFLDLVKEKVGISIFAIDEAHCVSEWGHDFRPEYRQLKSLRKRYPNVPVLALTATATDRVRADIIQQLGLKQPSIHLASFNRQNLYYEVRPKSKQAYAELLELIRDNEGSTIIYCLTRKKVEELTFKLQKDKISALSYHAGLPDDERSKNQTRFIRDDVRVMVATIAFGMGINKPDVRLVVHFDIPRNLESYYQESGRAGRDGEASRCTIFFSFGDIKTIEWSIEQKTDPQEQLIAKQQLRQMIDYAEGTDCRRTIQLGYFGERFPGNCGNCDNCRYPKPMQDWTIEAMKFLSCVARCKERFGMLHIIDVLRGAKKDKIIQYEHDKLSTYGIGKDRTVDEWRTLGRSLLHQGLLEQTSDGYSVLKLNALSWEVMKRQRQVFLSVPVAQKLSLIQESPKFEEAEALLHRLRSLRKQLADEQSVPPYVVFHDSTLKLMVQVQPQNLLEFSKLSGVGSHKLAQYGEKFIAEIRAYRQEKNPQEKPVNLAPTASVVSDSEIQTLQLHQQGLSIAEIARKRKLSPATISTHLGKLIEKNQPVDLNQLVPLEHQQKIWQVLEVLGDIALTPIKEQLGESYTFEEIRLVREKWRRQNKK, encoded by the coding sequence ATGCTTCAGTATCCCAATCTCGAACAGGCGCTAAAATATCACTTCGGTTACGATAACTTTCGTCCCGGACAACGGCAAATAATTGAAGATGCGCTGCAAAATCGAGATTTAATGGTAGTGATGCCTACGGGTGGAGGAAAGTCGTTGTGCTTTCAGTTACCTGCACTAATGAAGCAGGGTTTAACTGTGGTGGTATCACCGTTGATTGCTTTGATGCAAGACCAAGTGGAAGCACTACGTAATAATAATATCTCTGCCACCTTCCTCAATAGTAGTTTGAATGCGTATCAGGTGCGATCGCGTGAGGAAGCAATTCTCAATGGTAAGGTAAGATTACTTTACGTCGCCCCAGAACGTCTCCTCAGTGAAAGATTTCTGCCATTTCTCGATTTGGTCAAAGAAAAAGTGGGGATATCTATCTTTGCAATTGATGAAGCCCATTGTGTGTCTGAGTGGGGGCATGATTTCCGTCCAGAATATCGCCAGTTAAAATCCCTACGCAAGCGTTACCCCAATGTTCCCGTCCTTGCCCTTACCGCCACAGCCACAGACCGCGTGCGTGCTGATATCATCCAACAACTGGGATTAAAGCAACCAAGTATTCACCTTGCCAGTTTTAATCGCCAAAATCTTTATTATGAAGTCCGCCCCAAAAGTAAACAAGCTTACGCTGAATTATTAGAATTAATTCGAGATAATGAAGGTTCAACTATTATTTATTGTTTAACTCGAAAAAAGGTTGAGGAACTAACATTTAAACTGCAAAAAGATAAGATTTCGGCTTTGTCTTATCATGCCGGATTACCTGATGATGAGCGTAGCAAAAACCAAACGCGGTTTATTCGGGATGATGTGCGGGTAATGGTGGCAACAATCGCCTTTGGCATGGGTATTAATAAGCCAGATGTGCGGTTGGTTGTACATTTTGATATTCCGCGAAATTTAGAGAGTTACTATCAAGAATCAGGTAGGGCTGGCAGAGATGGGGAAGCATCACGCTGTACAATATTTTTTAGTTTTGGTGATATTAAAACCATTGAATGGAGTATTGAGCAAAAAACAGACCCTCAAGAACAGTTAATTGCCAAACAACAACTGCGGCAGATGATAGATTACGCTGAGGGGACAGACTGTCGGCGGACAATTCAACTAGGTTATTTTGGTGAAAGGTTTCCGGGTAATTGTGGTAACTGTGATAATTGCCGTTATCCCAAACCGATGCAAGATTGGACAATTGAAGCGATGAAGTTCCTATCTTGCGTAGCGCGTTGTAAAGAAAGGTTTGGGATGCTACACATAATTGATGTGTTGCGAGGGGCAAAAAAAGACAAAATTATTCAATATGAACACGATAAACTTTCCACCTATGGGATTGGCAAAGATAGAACGGTGGATGAGTGGCGGACTTTAGGAAGATCACTTTTACATCAAGGTTTACTGGAACAAACTAGCGACGGTTACTCAGTTTTAAAATTAAACGCCCTCAGTTGGGAAGTGATGAAGCGACAACGCCAAGTGTTCCTTTCTGTTCCTGTGGCGCAAAAGCTGAGTTTGATACAGGAGAGTCCCAAATTTGAAGAAGCAGAAGCATTATTACACAGATTGCGATCGCTACGTAAACAACTTGCTGATGAACAGTCTGTACCGCCTTACGTCGTCTTCCACGATTCCACATTAAAATTAATGGTACAGGTGCAACCCCAAAACTTACTCGAATTCTCTAAACTCTCTGGCGTTGGTAGTCACAAATTAGCCCAATATGGTGAGAAATTCATTGCCGAAATTCGCGCCTACCGTCAAGAAAAAAATCCTCAAGAGAAACCAGTTAATCTTGCACCTACAGCCAGTGTAGTTTCCGATAGCGAAATACAGACATTACAATTACATCAACAAGGCTTGAGTATTGCCGAAATAGCCCGCAAACGCAAACTCAGCCCAGCAACAATTTCCACCCATTTAGGTAAACTGATTGAGAAAAATCAGCCAGTCGATTTAAACCAACTCGTTCCTTTAGAACATCAACAGAAAATTTGGCAAGTGCTAGAAGTGCTTGGCGATATAGCTTTAACACCCATTAAAGAACAGTTAGGTGAAAGCTATACTTTTGAAGAAATTCGCTTAGTCAGAGAAAAATGGCGGCGACAAAACAAAAAGTAA
- a CDS encoding PD-(D/E)XK nuclease superfamily protein: protein MTPGAKANQSGRILETNVEAILTAYEYFQIGTHVTKEYLLNASLLKKRYAKQVYIGNGVYQTSLKVDFYVVGLPLNPSELIIECKWQESGGSVDEKFPYLNLNIQQYYPAPTIVVIGGEGMREGAIKWLRQQVNFNHNLLAVHTLDRFIAWANKTVGVA from the coding sequence ATGACTCCGGGTGCAAAAGCGAATCAGTCAGGCAGGATTTTAGAAACTAATGTAGAAGCAATACTAACTGCCTATGAGTACTTTCAAATCGGCACTCATGTCACAAAAGAATATTTACTCAACGCTAGTTTATTAAAAAAACGCTACGCTAAACAAGTTTATATTGGTAATGGAGTATATCAAACATCACTAAAAGTTGATTTCTATGTTGTGGGCTTGCCTCTCAATCCATCAGAATTAATTATTGAGTGTAAATGGCAAGAAAGTGGTGGCTCCGTTGATGAAAAATTTCCTTATTTAAATTTGAATATTCAACAATATTATCCAGCACCGACAATTGTGGTGATTGGTGGTGAAGGTATGAGGGAAGGGGCGATTAAATGGTTACGGCAACAAGTAAATTTTAACCATAATCTCCTAGCAGTACATACCCTAGATAGATTTATTGCCTGGGCTAATAAAACTGTTGGCGTTGCATAA